From a region of the Odontesthes bonariensis isolate fOdoBon6 chromosome 4, fOdoBon6.hap1, whole genome shotgun sequence genome:
- the LOC142379189 gene encoding protein disulfide-isomerase: protein MKNLQLLGVTAFCLFVFVAADVDQQGEKTLPEEDGVLQLKRGNFNRALRKHEQLLVHFFTPLTAEGHRVSAAFEGAAAELQGSEVKLAVLDVTKEKDLAKELNVTSQPTIRLYLSGDKFNPLPCPVPQSSASILTWLKRREGSAADLITDFSQSEASEELTVVGFFKELNHEHVQVFYAAAVDLPDIRFVVTLNDEVINKYGFTHDVVLLLRESKLIQAYEFMPQTSKEELITFISVYQMDPVTEYTGQTATQILSSPVLNHALLFVNKSSADFQEIFSAFDMAAKAFRMKILSVLVNVDEPRNGRLLEYFRVRDFEAPLIRMVNLTDHVTYHLPSDTLNVETIKQFHRSYLEGKAKPKMQSEPIAEGWDQQPVKELVAMNLEKVAFNPNKTVFVLFYLPYSQKSHAVFPLWEELAKALEEREDVVIARIDASANDIDMSMQEAYPSLCLFPALHAERMMVYTGKRKLKDLIKFVDKEMEKAKTERVKEDEDRRKYIEALKAEEANNPQKDKDEL, encoded by the exons ATGAAGAACCTGCAGCTGCTGGGTGTGACGGccttctgtctctttgtgttcGTCGCCGCTGATGTCGACCAACAGGGAGAGAAAACACTCCCGGAGGAGGATGGTGTCTTACAGCTGAAAAGGGGAAATTTCAACAGGGCGCTGAGAAAACACGAGCAGTTGCTCGTGCACTTCT TCACTCCTCTGACTGCAGAAGGTCATCGTGTGTCGGCTGCGTTCGAAGGCGCCGCCGCTGAGCttcaggggtcagaggtcaaactGGCAGTGCTTGATGTGACAAAGGAGAAGGACTTGGCCAAAGAGCTCAACGTGACGAGCCAGCCCACAATCAGACTGTACCTCTCCGGAGATAAATTCAACCCTCTACCCTGCCCTG TTCCTCAGAGCTCGGCCTCCATCTTGACCTGGCTGAAAAGAAGGGAGGGGTCAGCAGCTGACCTCATCACTGatttcagccaatcagaggcctcaGAGGAGCTAACAGTGGTCGGGTTCTTTAAG gagctgaaccacGAGCACGTCCAGGTGTTTTATGCGGCAGCGGTTGACCTTCCCGACATCCGCTTTGTTGTGACTCTGAATGATGAAGTCATCAATAAATACGGCTTCACACATGATGTCGTTCTGCTGCTCAGAGAG TCGAAGCTCATCCAGGCTTACGAATTCATGCCTCAGACATCAAAAGAGGAGCTGATCACCTTTATCTCTGTGTACCAGATGGACCCGGTCACTGAGTACACCGGACAG ACAGCCACACAAATCTTAAGTTCACCTGTTTTAAACCACGCCCTCCTCTTTGTCAACAAAAGTTCTGCAGACTTTCAAGAGATTTTCTCTGCCTTCGACATGGCTGCGAAGGCATTCAGGATGAAG ATTTTGTCCGTGTTGGTGAATGTGGATGAACCTCGTAACGGCAGACTCCTGGAGTACTTCCGGGTTCGGGACTTTGAGGCTCCTCTCATTCGAATGGTCAATTTGACAGATCACGTGACCTACCACCTGCCCTCTGACACTCTGAACGTAGAAACCATAAAACAGTTCCACCGCTCCTACCTGGAGGGCAAAGCTAAG CCCAAGATGCAGAGTGAGCCGATAGCTGAAGGATGGGACCAGCAGCCTGTGAAGGAGCTGGTGGCAATGAATCTGGAGAAAGTTGCCTTCAACCCCAACAAGACTGTTTTTGTCCTGTTCT ATCTGCCCTACAGTCAAAAATCCCACGCCGTGTTTCCACTGTGGGAGGAGCTGGCCAAGGCCCTGGAGGAGCGGGAGGATGTGGTCATCGCTCGGATTGATGCCTCAGCCAATGACATCGACATGTCCATGCAGGAAGCCTACCCATCACTCTGCCTGTTCCCTGCTCTGCATGCTGAGAGG ATGATGGTTTACACTGGGAAAAGGAAGTTGAAGGATCTGATTAAATTTGTGgacaaagagatggagaaagccAAAACAGAGAGAGTTAAG GAGGATGAAGACAGGAGGAAGTACATcgaggctttaaaagcagaggaggcaaacaacccccaaaAGGACAAGGATGAGCTTTGA
- the LOC142379190 gene encoding lipopolysaccharide-induced tumor necrosis factor-alpha factor homolog, with protein sequence MEPPSYDETSRLPAAQATRQIDLSPPPDYNNSLFSPSTPPPAYGDAVQQDLFPVLTPPSVPVVIPPTQSSVVTVHPITQIGNRRGQTQTVAVVSQPQPIAINVQFLRDIPGYVRCTQCQHFVTSKVTYVPGSTAWCTCALLALMGLICGFCLIPLMVRSLQDVHHSCPRCENELHVYRR encoded by the exons ATGGAACCCCCGTCATATGATGAGACAAGTCGCCTCCCTGCTGCTCAAGCAACAAGGCAAATTGACTTGTCCCCTCCCCCTGACTACAACAACTCCTTGTTTTCCCCCTCAACTCCCCCTCCCGCTTATGGAGACGCAG TCCAGCAAGATCTTTTTCCTGTCCTGACTCCACCTTCTGTGCCGGTTGTAATCCCACCAACCCAAAGCTCTGTGGTCACAGTCCACCCAATCACGCAAA TCGGCAACAGAAGGGGACAAACTCAGACGGTAGCAGTCGTGTCTCAGCCACAGCCCATCGCCATCAATGTACAATTTCTGAGGGACATTCCTGGTTATGTCCGCTGCACACAATGCCAGCACTTTGTCACCAGTAAGGTCACATATGTGCCTGGAAGTACGGCTTGGTGCACGTGTGCCCTTCTTGCATTGATGGG GTTGATCTGTGGCTTCTGTCTGATCCCATTAATGGTGCGTTCCCTGCAAGACGTTCACCACTCCTGCCCAAGATGTGAAAACGAACTGCATGTTTACAGAAGATAA
- the ptcd1 gene encoding pentatricopeptide repeat-containing protein 1, mitochondrial gives MLSFVACSCVRNGRKVSVSRLSIFSTASKSSSPLTLPGGLDLSQHRSCWVFTPAPSRLPAAPSSRFVSSRKDAETSGCPSDPPDGDNLGSMSADMASRRSFKKSSPGIQDLKYREYAAVEEEEDLSRPPRRSGRRNTPYWYFLQCKKLIKENKLQEALDVFSRDMLQGERLQPEEFNYSVLIGGCGRAGHLKKAFRLYNDMKKRGLEASDATYTALFNACAESPSKQAGLQQALKLEQELRRRNHPLSTITYHALLKAHAVTNHLQACIQTFREMLQNGHAVTPETFHHLLMGCWKDKETGFRLALQVWRQMLRSGILPDAKNHNLLLRAARDCGIGDPAVAANLLLETDSERRQHRGDVCKGVMDIDLLEKQLFIQPDPLSVHQQDGRGSEELSSQLIPVRQTENFSLPVELPADSSAPNLLDLFEGKRGAVVSLGTVDGASDRLSLIGGAKGFLEKMAADGLSPDLRTLTLLADTMEPGSQSLQVLLKAAKRHRVKLDVAFFNSAIRRAARARNPEDAKAVLHVMRQRNVDVNVQTFGCLALACDRQKDGLQLLEDIEDARLRPNVHVFSALIGQAARRLDYVYLKRILRSMREMGVWPNEVIIKQLEFAAQYPPNYNQYKSRNNYLVQIDGFRGYYQQWLKDLPAQSAEEEQPEAEGAVPNTDAADGLTGAQRNKRAAARRYHSRHGDGTSRTASAL, from the exons ATGTTGTCGTTCGTCGCCTGTTCCTGCGTGAGAAATGGGAGAAAAGTATCCGTTTCCAGGTTGTCCATCTTTTCAACGGCGAGTAAGTCCTCAAGCCCCCTCACTCTGCCCGGGGGTCTGGACTTGTCCCAACACCGGTCATGCTGGGTCTTCACGCCGGCTCCCTCGCGGCTCCCCGCGGCTCCCAGTTCCAGGTTTGTGTCCTCCAGAAAAGATGCGGAAACGTCGGGCTGTCCCTCGGACCCACCTGACGGGGACAACCTGGGCTCCATGTCCGCAGACATGGCCTCCAGGAGGTCGTTCAAGAAAAGCAGCCCAGGCATTCAGGACCTGAAATACCGAGAATATGCAgcagtggaggaggaggaggacctgAGCAGACCTCCCAGGAGGTCTGGAAGGAGAAACACTCCCTACTGGTACTTCTTACAGTGCAAGAAGCTGATCAAAGAGAATAAG CTGCAGGAGGCGCTGGATGTGTTCAGCAGAGACATGCTGCAGGGGGAGAGGCTGCAGCCAGAGGAGTTCAACTACTCGGTCCTGATTGGAGGCTGTGGTCGAGCTGGACATCTGAAAAAGGCCTTCAGACTCTACAATGAT ATGAAGAAGCGAGGCCTGGAGGCTTCAGACGCCACCTACACCGCGCTGTTCAACGCCTGCGCCGAGTCCCCCTCGAAGCAAGCTGGGCTTCAGCAAGCTCTGAAACTGGAACAGGAGCTGCGTCGCAGGAACCACCCGCTGAGCACCATCACGTACCACGCGCTCCTCAAGGCTCACGCCGTCACCAACCACCTTCAAGCCTGTATTCAGACGTTCAGG GAGATGCTGCAGAATGGCCATGCTGTGACTCCGGAGACGTTTCACCACCTGCTGATGGGCTGCTGGAAGGACAAAGAAACCGGGTTCCGGCTGGCTTTACAG GTGTGGCGCCAGATGTTGCGCTCGGGGATTCTTCCAGACGCAAAGAACCACAACCTGCTCCTGAGAGCTGCCAGGGACTGTGGTATCGGGGATCCTGCCGTGGCCGCTAACCTTCTGCTGGAGACCGACTCCGAGAGGCGACAGCACAGAGGGGACGTGTGCAAGGGTGTAATGGACATCGACCTTTTGGAGAAGCAGTTGTTTATCCAGCCTGATCCGCTCAGTGTCCATCAGCAGGACGGCAGAGGCAGCGAGGAGCTCTCCAGTCAGCTCATCCCAGTCAGACAAACTGAAAACTTCTCACTACCCGTCGAGTTACCCGCCGACTCTTCTGCCCCAAACCTACTGGACCTGTTTGAAGGGAAAAGAGGGGCAGTGGTCTCGCTCGGCACCGTAGACGGAGCGTCTGACAGGCTTTCCCTCATCGGTGGAGCGAAAGGTTTCCTGGAGAAGATGGCAGCCGACGGACTCAGCCCAGACCTCAGAACTCTGACTCTGCTGGCCGACACCATGGAGCCGGGCTCCCAGTCTCTGCAGGTGCTGTTAAAGGCCGCCAAACGCCATCGGGTCAAGCTTGACGTGGCGTTTTTTAACTCCGCGATTCGCAGAGCGGCCAGAGCAAGAAACCCAGAAGACGCAAAG GCCGTGCTGCACGTGATGCGACAACGCAACGTGGACGTGAACGTGCAGACCTTCGGATGTCTTGCATTAGCCTGCGATCGGCAGAAGGACGGCCTCCAGCTGCTGGAAGACATAGAG GACGCCAGACTGCGACCTAATGTCCACGTGttctctgctctgattggccaaGCGGCTCGGAGACTGGATTACGTCTACCTGAAAAGGATCCTTAGAAGCATGCGGGAAATGGGGGTGTGGCCTAATGAGGTCATCATCAAACAGCTGGAGTTTGCTGCACAGTATCCTCCCAACTACAACCAG TACAAGTCCAGAAACAACTATCTGGTTCAAATAGACGGTTTCCGAGGTTACTACCAGCAGTGGCTGAAAGATTTGCCCGCTCAAAGTGCCGAGGAGGAGCAGCCGGAGGCGGAAGGTGCCGTGCCGAACACCGACGCTGCAGACGGACTGACGGGAGCTCAGAGGAACAAGAGGGCAGCAGCCAGGAGATATCATTCACGCCACGGAGACGGGACGAGCCGCACCGCCTCGGCTCTGTAA
- the fbxl18 gene encoding F-box/LRR-repeat protein 18 isoform X1 — protein MSGTVYGIMEDLDRQIIKAVCDEDTMSSTSVGMSDLSDEILLCILRHVPVCDLLMNVANVCQKFHTLCRDKSLLTNVTMSEEYLADDQLIRNILKQLASHVQSLSLNGCYWLSASTMERLARCKGVTHLDVTGCRLTSLCLSRLLSSLSSLRSLAFDVRPCFNSALLSSEAVDSLSRLTELRQTLITPSYGVVPCCAQLRKLMLQFDIPDVTREGVGVCCQLMVGQSSVPHYEQLEEFTARLAPGEVNQTLLLLYLAVFSVHIPEHLRIFLVSIPGPNPAHWPAAPSLVQSLGQRGDLVGLQLPRSWLDSFSLKRALEGNSPKHLSFSRCPALWPQVFQSLLSGGVQDPAQLVSLNLSGINHVSYSECRSVEDQLVAGTMSQLAVACCNIKHLNLMHTHYHHEHSWGLDGEKHLCAGLGRFRQLRSLTLPACALSDGLNTHPISARSAAPSPLFQGLKKAPRVGLQNYKPDSEPSLSGDSTSGLAALIAGCPFLETFELIGPGFASALPRLEPCTRASVEPRGMCAWARGVGDAHFAALEALPRLRCVTLAGLPGVLRGTGLVQLARKCRDLRVLSLANLGSLKTMNYTAALLDTLKQCTQLQELRLEQPYLNANAAFFEALSCCSRLQCVCLISRCGTFDPPAAEAFMERCCQVIMCHMFMGGTLVACRTLQSALLERFSAERPALSVAIYPLQHEDLPSVIRGIPLTLLDRMTLFQSHVAQPPHLSPL, from the exons ATGAGTGGGACTGTATATGGTATCATGGAGGACCTTGATAGGCAGATAATAAAG GCTGTTTGTGACGAGGATACGATGTCTTCTACCTCAGTTGGGATGTCGGATTTGTCTGACGAGATCCTGCTGTGTATCCTCCGCCACGTTCCAGTGTGTGACCTGCTGATGAACGTGGCCAACGTGTGCCAGAAGTTTCACACACTGTGCCGGGACAAGAGCCTGCTGACAAACGTCACAATGTCTGAAGAATATCTG GCTGATGATCAGTTGATTCGCAACATACTGAAGCAGCTAGCCAGCCATGTGCAGTCCCTCAGCCTGAATGGCTGCTACTGGCTGTCTGCTTCCACCATGGAGCGTCTTGCTCGCTGCAAAGGAGTGACGCATCTGGACGTCACCGGCTGCCGCCTCACTTCCCTCTGTCTGTCCCGTCTCCTCTCCTCGCTGTCTTCACTCAGATCTCTTGCTTTTGATGTGCGGCCGTGCTTCAACTCTGCTCTGCTCAGCTCGGAGGCGGTGGATTCACTTAGCCGCCTGACGGAGCTGAGACAGACGCTCATCACGCCAAGTTATGGCGTGGTGCCGTGCTGCGCCCAACTTCGCAA GCTGATGCTGCAGTTTGACATCCCGGATGTGACCAGGGAAGGTGTTGGTGTTTGCTGTCAGTTGATGGTCGGCCAGAGTAGCGTCCCACACTACGAGCAGCTGGAGGAGTTCACTGCCCGGCTGGCTCCAGGGGAG GTAAACCAGACCTTGCTCCTTCTCTACCTGGCAGTGTTCAGCGTTCACATTCCCGAGCATCTCAGAATTTTCCTCGTGTCGATTCCCGGTCCAAACCCGGCTCACTGGCCCGCCGCTCCCTCACTGGTTCAGAGCTTGGGGCAGCGGGGAGACCTGGTGGGCCTGCAGCTCCCTCGGTCCTGGCTGGATTCTTTCTCCTTGAAGCGAGCTCTGGAGGGAAACAGCCCCAAGCACCTGAGCTTCAGCCGCTGCCCCGCGCTGTGGCCCCAGGTGTTCCAGTCGCTGCTGAGCGGAGGAGTCCAGGACCCCGCGCAGCTGGTCAGCCTCAACCTCAGCGGGATCAACCACGTCTCTTACTCTGAGTGCAGGAGCGTGGAGGATCAGCTGGTTGCCGGGACGATGAGCCAGCTGGCCGTCGCCTGCTGCAACATCAAACACCTGAACCTGATGCACACACATTATCACCACGAACACTCGTGGGGGCTGGACGGGGAGAAGCACCTGTGTGCCGGCTTGGGCAGATTCAGACAGCTGCGCTCCCTGACGCTGCCCGCCTGCGCCCTGTCAGACGGCTTGAACACGCATCCCATCTCAGCTCGCAGCGCGGCGCCTTCCCCTTTGTTCCAGGGGTTGAAGAAGGCGCCACGTGTGGGCCTCCAGAATTACAAGCCTGACTCGGAGCCCTCCCTGTCGGGGGACAGCACCTCCGGCCTGGCCGCGCTCATAGCCGGATGCCCCTTCTTAGAGACCTTTGAGCTCATCGGTCCAGGCTTCGCCTCCGCGCTGCCCCGGCTGGAGCCCTGCACCCGCGCCAGCGTGGAGCCTCGCGGCATGTGCGCCTGGGCGCGAGGGGTCGGCGACGCGCACTTCGCGGCGCTGGAGGCTCTGCCTCGGCTGCGCTGTGTGACTCTGGCTGGACTTCCCGGAGTTCTTCGGGGAACGGGACTGGTTCAGCTGGCCAGGAAGTGCAGAGACCTACGAGTGTTATCCCTCGCCAATCTGGGCTCGCTGAAAACTATGAACTACACGGCTGCCTTGCTGGACACACTAAAGCAGTGCACACAGCTGCAGGAACTCAG GTTGGAGCAGCCCTACCTGAACGCCAACGCGGCGTTCTTCGAGGCTCTGTCCTGCTGCTCCCGTCTGCAGTGCGTCTGCCTCATCTCACGCTGTGGCACCTTCGACCCGCCGGCTGCGGAAGCCTTTATGGAGCGATGCTGCCAAGTCATCATGTGCCACATGTTCATGGGGGGCACCTTGGTCGCCTGTCGGACGCTGCAGAGCGCTCTGCTGGAGAG ATTTTCCGCTGAGCGGCCGGCTCTCAGTGTGGCCATCTATCCGCTGCAACACGAGGACCTGCCCTCGGTCATCAGAGGCATTCCGCTGACGCTGCTGGATCGCATGACGTTATTTCAGAGCCACGTGGCACAGCCGCCTCATTTATCACCGCTGTGA
- the fbxl18 gene encoding F-box/LRR-repeat protein 18 isoform X2, producing MSDLSDEILLCILRHVPVCDLLMNVANVCQKFHTLCRDKSLLTNVTMSEEYLADDQLIRNILKQLASHVQSLSLNGCYWLSASTMERLARCKGVTHLDVTGCRLTSLCLSRLLSSLSSLRSLAFDVRPCFNSALLSSEAVDSLSRLTELRQTLITPSYGVVPCCAQLRKLMLQFDIPDVTREGVGVCCQLMVGQSSVPHYEQLEEFTARLAPGEVNQTLLLLYLAVFSVHIPEHLRIFLVSIPGPNPAHWPAAPSLVQSLGQRGDLVGLQLPRSWLDSFSLKRALEGNSPKHLSFSRCPALWPQVFQSLLSGGVQDPAQLVSLNLSGINHVSYSECRSVEDQLVAGTMSQLAVACCNIKHLNLMHTHYHHEHSWGLDGEKHLCAGLGRFRQLRSLTLPACALSDGLNTHPISARSAAPSPLFQGLKKAPRVGLQNYKPDSEPSLSGDSTSGLAALIAGCPFLETFELIGPGFASALPRLEPCTRASVEPRGMCAWARGVGDAHFAALEALPRLRCVTLAGLPGVLRGTGLVQLARKCRDLRVLSLANLGSLKTMNYTAALLDTLKQCTQLQELRLEQPYLNANAAFFEALSCCSRLQCVCLISRCGTFDPPAAEAFMERCCQVIMCHMFMGGTLVACRTLQSALLERFSAERPALSVAIYPLQHEDLPSVIRGIPLTLLDRMTLFQSHVAQPPHLSPL from the exons ATGTCGGATTTGTCTGACGAGATCCTGCTGTGTATCCTCCGCCACGTTCCAGTGTGTGACCTGCTGATGAACGTGGCCAACGTGTGCCAGAAGTTTCACACACTGTGCCGGGACAAGAGCCTGCTGACAAACGTCACAATGTCTGAAGAATATCTG GCTGATGATCAGTTGATTCGCAACATACTGAAGCAGCTAGCCAGCCATGTGCAGTCCCTCAGCCTGAATGGCTGCTACTGGCTGTCTGCTTCCACCATGGAGCGTCTTGCTCGCTGCAAAGGAGTGACGCATCTGGACGTCACCGGCTGCCGCCTCACTTCCCTCTGTCTGTCCCGTCTCCTCTCCTCGCTGTCTTCACTCAGATCTCTTGCTTTTGATGTGCGGCCGTGCTTCAACTCTGCTCTGCTCAGCTCGGAGGCGGTGGATTCACTTAGCCGCCTGACGGAGCTGAGACAGACGCTCATCACGCCAAGTTATGGCGTGGTGCCGTGCTGCGCCCAACTTCGCAA GCTGATGCTGCAGTTTGACATCCCGGATGTGACCAGGGAAGGTGTTGGTGTTTGCTGTCAGTTGATGGTCGGCCAGAGTAGCGTCCCACACTACGAGCAGCTGGAGGAGTTCACTGCCCGGCTGGCTCCAGGGGAG GTAAACCAGACCTTGCTCCTTCTCTACCTGGCAGTGTTCAGCGTTCACATTCCCGAGCATCTCAGAATTTTCCTCGTGTCGATTCCCGGTCCAAACCCGGCTCACTGGCCCGCCGCTCCCTCACTGGTTCAGAGCTTGGGGCAGCGGGGAGACCTGGTGGGCCTGCAGCTCCCTCGGTCCTGGCTGGATTCTTTCTCCTTGAAGCGAGCTCTGGAGGGAAACAGCCCCAAGCACCTGAGCTTCAGCCGCTGCCCCGCGCTGTGGCCCCAGGTGTTCCAGTCGCTGCTGAGCGGAGGAGTCCAGGACCCCGCGCAGCTGGTCAGCCTCAACCTCAGCGGGATCAACCACGTCTCTTACTCTGAGTGCAGGAGCGTGGAGGATCAGCTGGTTGCCGGGACGATGAGCCAGCTGGCCGTCGCCTGCTGCAACATCAAACACCTGAACCTGATGCACACACATTATCACCACGAACACTCGTGGGGGCTGGACGGGGAGAAGCACCTGTGTGCCGGCTTGGGCAGATTCAGACAGCTGCGCTCCCTGACGCTGCCCGCCTGCGCCCTGTCAGACGGCTTGAACACGCATCCCATCTCAGCTCGCAGCGCGGCGCCTTCCCCTTTGTTCCAGGGGTTGAAGAAGGCGCCACGTGTGGGCCTCCAGAATTACAAGCCTGACTCGGAGCCCTCCCTGTCGGGGGACAGCACCTCCGGCCTGGCCGCGCTCATAGCCGGATGCCCCTTCTTAGAGACCTTTGAGCTCATCGGTCCAGGCTTCGCCTCCGCGCTGCCCCGGCTGGAGCCCTGCACCCGCGCCAGCGTGGAGCCTCGCGGCATGTGCGCCTGGGCGCGAGGGGTCGGCGACGCGCACTTCGCGGCGCTGGAGGCTCTGCCTCGGCTGCGCTGTGTGACTCTGGCTGGACTTCCCGGAGTTCTTCGGGGAACGGGACTGGTTCAGCTGGCCAGGAAGTGCAGAGACCTACGAGTGTTATCCCTCGCCAATCTGGGCTCGCTGAAAACTATGAACTACACGGCTGCCTTGCTGGACACACTAAAGCAGTGCACACAGCTGCAGGAACTCAG GTTGGAGCAGCCCTACCTGAACGCCAACGCGGCGTTCTTCGAGGCTCTGTCCTGCTGCTCCCGTCTGCAGTGCGTCTGCCTCATCTCACGCTGTGGCACCTTCGACCCGCCGGCTGCGGAAGCCTTTATGGAGCGATGCTGCCAAGTCATCATGTGCCACATGTTCATGGGGGGCACCTTGGTCGCCTGTCGGACGCTGCAGAGCGCTCTGCTGGAGAG ATTTTCCGCTGAGCGGCCGGCTCTCAGTGTGGCCATCTATCCGCTGCAACACGAGGACCTGCCCTCGGTCATCAGAGGCATTCCGCTGACGCTGCTGGATCGCATGACGTTATTTCAGAGCCACGTGGCACAGCCGCCTCATTTATCACCGCTGTGA